The following proteins are co-located in the Streptococcus downei MFe28 genome:
- the smc gene encoding chromosome segregation protein SMC produces the protein MFLKEIEMQGFKSFADKTRIEFDRGVTAVVGPNGSGKSNITESLRWALGESSAKSLRGGKMPDVIFAGTQDRSPLNFSQVTVVLDNTDNFIKDSGDEIRVERHIYRNGDSDYLIDGKKVRLRDIHDLFMDTGLGRDSFSIISQGRVEAIFNSRPEERRAIFEEAAGVLKYKTRKKETQGKLDKTQDNLDRLEDIIYELDGQIKPLEKQAKTAKEFLTLDEERKSLNLNILVEDIKAYRADLDESNRQIELAKTDLKDYYAQRSRLESDNQRLKERRQSLSQTMDSQQAELLEVTRLIADYQRRIEVISLESSQKAEKKADAQGRLADLEGQKQELEEALATKQEQQSQLTQNLADLRQKIADLEKEQSRFSTNPDQIIESLREEFVGLMQKEADLSNRLTALQADIEQEKTAQAEQSAERQQVEKDLDQAKERAQEALEEFQLAQAKVKALLEDYQTQAQELNQIEANYRQEQSQMFALLDQIKEREARQRSLEAIQKNHSNFFAGVKAVLQEADRLGGIIGAVSEHLTFEQDYQTALEIALGGSSQNIIVEDEAAAKRGIAFLRQNRSGRATFLPLTTIKPRQMAPHNLAKIETAPGFLGLASDLVTYDAKLANIFQNLLGVTAIFDSIDHANQAARDVRYQVRMVNLDGTELRPGGSFSGGANRNRNTTFIKPELDSLIAEISDLKEKLSQQEVTVAGLKTARTHAQEELTNLKEAGENARLAEQKAELAYQNQADRLADLNQIKAGFTADRLENSDEDLLAQKAKVESGLAEIQQQKARVQEQLDQIKDDKDTISAQVAKLNEELSQARLNERELAGEERFAKNESNRLSLDLADLREEISQLTQVLSSQASDLSQEELPKLAKHLEEAQSKKSDLETSLIRLRFEVEDCDGQLEDIEEQVQAAGKRNEELIRYQAYLEAEIEGLSDKLRGFARQLSEDYQMSFEQAKEQAQSVPDLPAARQGLTRLNRQIKALGPINLDAIEQYDEVNQRLEFLNSQRSDLVEAKELLLETITDMDDEVKSRFKTTFEAIRESFKETFVQMFGGGSADLILTEGDLLSAGVEISVQPPGKKIQSLNLMSGGEKALSALALLFSIIRVKTIPFVILDEVEAALDEANVKRFGDYLNRFDKASQFIVVTHRKGTMAAADSIYGVTMQESGVSKIVSVKLKDAQEMVG, from the coding sequence ATGTTTCTAAAAGAGATTGAGATGCAGGGTTTCAAGTCTTTTGCGGACAAGACCCGAATTGAATTCGACCGAGGGGTGACAGCCGTTGTAGGCCCCAACGGTTCTGGTAAGTCCAATATTACTGAGAGTTTGCGCTGGGCCTTGGGAGAATCCTCAGCCAAGAGTCTTCGGGGAGGCAAGATGCCAGACGTCATCTTTGCTGGAACCCAGGACCGTAGCCCTCTGAATTTTTCCCAGGTGACGGTAGTCTTGGATAATACTGACAATTTTATCAAGGATAGTGGCGATGAAATTCGGGTTGAGCGCCATATCTATCGCAATGGGGACAGCGATTATCTGATTGATGGTAAGAAGGTTCGTCTGCGGGATATCCATGACCTCTTTATGGATACTGGTCTGGGACGGGATTCCTTCTCGATTATTTCCCAAGGTCGGGTTGAGGCCATCTTTAACAGTCGACCTGAGGAGAGACGGGCCATTTTTGAGGAGGCAGCAGGTGTCCTCAAGTATAAGACACGCAAGAAGGAAACCCAAGGGAAGCTGGACAAGACCCAGGACAACCTAGACCGGCTGGAAGATATTATTTATGAGCTGGACGGTCAGATTAAGCCCTTGGAGAAGCAAGCCAAGACGGCCAAGGAGTTCTTGACTTTGGATGAGGAACGCAAGTCCCTCAACCTCAACATTCTGGTTGAGGATATCAAGGCCTATCGGGCTGATTTGGATGAGAGCAACCGACAAATCGAATTGGCGAAGACTGATTTGAAGGACTACTATGCCCAAAGAAGTCGCCTGGAAAGTGATAATCAAAGGCTAAAGGAACGTCGCCAAAGCCTATCGCAAACCATGGATAGCCAACAGGCAGAATTGTTGGAAGTGACCCGACTGATTGCTGACTACCAAAGAAGAATCGAAGTCATTTCCTTGGAATCCAGTCAGAAGGCTGAAAAGAAGGCGGACGCTCAGGGGCGTTTGGCTGATTTGGAAGGGCAAAAGCAGGAGCTAGAAGAAGCCTTGGCGACTAAGCAGGAGCAACAGTCCCAACTGACTCAAAACCTAGCTGACTTGCGACAAAAAATTGCTGACCTGGAAAAGGAGCAGTCTCGTTTTTCCACTAATCCAGACCAAATTATCGAGAGCCTGCGGGAGGAATTTGTCGGCCTGATGCAAAAGGAAGCCGACCTCTCCAACCGCTTGACTGCTCTGCAGGCTGATATTGAGCAGGAAAAGACGGCTCAGGCTGAGCAATCTGCTGAGCGCCAGCAAGTTGAAAAGGACTTGGATCAGGCCAAGGAGAGGGCGCAGGAGGCCTTGGAAGAATTCCAGCTGGCCCAGGCAAAAGTAAAGGCTCTCCTTGAGGACTACCAGACTCAAGCTCAGGAGCTCAATCAGATTGAAGCCAACTACCGCCAAGAGCAAAGTCAGATGTTTGCCCTGCTGGACCAGATTAAGGAAAGGGAAGCTCGCCAGCGCAGTCTGGAAGCTATTCAGAAGAACCATTCGAATTTCTTCGCTGGGGTCAAGGCAGTTCTCCAAGAAGCTGATCGTCTGGGTGGTATTATCGGAGCGGTCTCTGAACATCTGACCTTTGAGCAGGATTATCAGACGGCCCTAGAGATTGCCTTGGGTGGTAGTAGTCAAAATATTATCGTTGAAGATGAAGCGGCAGCTAAACGAGGCATCGCCTTTCTTCGTCAGAATCGCTCAGGAAGGGCAACCTTCCTGCCTCTGACCACTATTAAACCGCGTCAGATGGCGCCCCATAATTTGGCTAAGATTGAGACCGCACCTGGCTTTCTGGGACTGGCTAGTGACTTGGTGACCTATGATGCCAAGTTGGCCAATATCTTTCAAAACCTGCTGGGCGTGACCGCTATCTTTGATAGTATTGACCATGCTAATCAGGCGGCCCGTGATGTCCGCTATCAGGTCCGCATGGTGAACTTGGACGGGACTGAGTTGCGGCCAGGTGGTTCCTTTTCAGGTGGGGCCAACCGCAATCGCAACACCACCTTTATCAAGCCAGAGTTAGACAGTCTGATTGCGGAAATCTCTGATTTGAAGGAAAAACTCAGCCAGCAAGAAGTTACTGTAGCTGGGCTCAAGACGGCCAGAACCCATGCCCAAGAAGAGTTAACCAACCTCAAAGAAGCAGGAGAAAATGCTCGTCTAGCTGAGCAGAAGGCCGAACTGGCCTATCAAAATCAGGCTGACCGCCTAGCTGATCTCAACCAAATCAAGGCGGGTTTCACAGCAGATAGGCTGGAAAATTCAGATGAAGACTTGTTGGCCCAAAAGGCTAAGGTCGAGTCTGGTCTAGCTGAGATTCAGCAACAAAAGGCCCGTGTTCAGGAGCAATTGGACCAAATCAAGGATGATAAGGATACCATTTCTGCCCAAGTGGCCAAGCTCAATGAAGAGCTTTCCCAAGCCCGTTTGAATGAGCGTGAACTGGCTGGTGAGGAACGTTTTGCTAAGAATGAAAGCAACCGCCTCAGCCTTGACTTGGCAGACTTGCGAGAGGAAATTTCCCAGCTGACCCAAGTCCTTTCCAGCCAAGCTAGCGACCTCTCTCAAGAAGAACTGCCCAAGCTGGCTAAGCATTTGGAAGAAGCGCAAAGTAAAAAATCTGACTTAGAAACCAGTCTGATTCGTCTGCGTTTTGAGGTGGAAGACTGTGATGGACAGTTGGAAGATATTGAAGAACAGGTTCAGGCCGCTGGCAAGCGTAATGAAGAATTGATTCGCTATCAGGCCTATCTGGAGGCTGAAATCGAAGGCCTATCTGATAAGTTGCGCGGTTTTGCTCGTCAACTGTCAGAAGACTACCAGATGAGCTTTGAACAGGCCAAGGAGCAGGCTCAAAGCGTCCCAGACCTACCAGCTGCCCGTCAGGGCTTGACTCGTCTCAATCGCCAGATTAAGGCCCTAGGTCCCATTAATCTGGATGCCATTGAGCAGTACGATGAGGTCAATCAGCGTCTGGAATTTCTCAACAGCCAGCGTTCCGATTTGGTGGAAGCCAAGGAACTTTTGCTTGAGACCATCACGGATATGGATGACGAGGTCAAATCTCGCTTCAAGACAACCTTTGAGGCCATTCGCGAGAGCTTCAAGGAGACCTTTGTTCAGATGTTTGGTGGCGGTTCGGCTGACCTGATTCTGACCGAAGGCGACCTGCTAAGTGCAGGGGTAGAAATTTCTGTTCAACCGCCTGGCAAGAAGATTCAATCCCTCAACCTCATGTCAGGGGGAGAAAAGGCCCTTTCAGCCTTGGCGCTGCTCTTTTCTATCATTCGGGTTAAGACCATTCCTTTTGTCATCCTAGATGAGGTGGAAGCGGCTCTGGATGAGGCTAATGTCAAACGTTTCGGGGACTACCTCAACCGCTTTGACAAGGCCAGCCAGTTTATCGTTGTCACCCACCGTAAGGGGACCATGGCGGCTGCCGATTCCATTTACGGTGTTACCATGCAGGAGTCCGGTGTCTCCAAAATCGTCTCCGTCAAACTCAAGGATGCCCAGGAGATGGTGGGATAG
- a CDS encoding ABC transporter ATP-binding protein yields the protein MSVISMENVSLQRQGKTLLKDINWTVEKGQTWAILGLNGAGKTTLLKLIMAELYPSQGHITILGTKFGQGDITELRKRIGIVSGFITDRISLQMVAERAVLTGKYKSSILYKDYGDKELAQARDMLTSLGGEALIGRRLYSLSQGERQLIMIARCLMEEPDIIILDEATVGLDLFAREKLLKQVDRITDLPHAPHVLFVTHHAEEIMRKMDHVLLLKKGQIIAQGKKEDIITVPTLTKFFDNRVSIIPIDDHRFFIKPELE from the coding sequence ATGTCAGTTATTTCAATGGAAAATGTCAGTCTACAAAGACAGGGAAAAACCTTGCTCAAGGACATCAACTGGACGGTTGAAAAGGGGCAGACCTGGGCCATCTTGGGCCTCAATGGGGCTGGGAAAACCACCCTACTCAAGCTCATCATGGCTGAACTTTATCCCAGCCAAGGCCATATCACGATTTTGGGAACCAAGTTTGGTCAGGGAGACATCACTGAGCTTCGTAAGCGCATCGGCATTGTCTCTGGTTTCATCACCGATCGGATCTCCCTCCAGATGGTTGCCGAGCGGGCGGTCCTAACTGGTAAGTATAAGTCCTCCATCCTCTATAAAGATTATGGAGACAAGGAACTGGCTCAAGCGCGAGACATGTTGACTAGCCTAGGTGGGGAGGCTCTGATTGGTCGCAGGCTCTACAGCCTCTCTCAAGGGGAACGCCAGCTGATCATGATTGCCCGCTGTCTCATGGAAGAGCCTGACATTATTATTCTTGACGAAGCGACCGTGGGCCTCGACCTCTTTGCTAGGGAAAAATTATTGAAACAGGTGGACCGCATCACCGATCTTCCTCACGCCCCTCACGTTCTCTTTGTGACCCACCATGCCGAAGAAATCATGCGCAAGATGGACCACGTCCTCCTTCTCAAAAAAGGCCAAATCATAGCCCAGGGTAAAAAAGAGGACATTATCACCGTACCAACCTTGACAAAATTCTTTGACAATAGGGTTTCCATCATTCCCATTGATGACCACCGCTTTTTTATTAAGCCGGAATTGGAGTAA
- a CDS encoding deoxynucleoside kinase, with product MLIVLAGTIGAGKSSLAASLGEHLGTQVFYEAVDNNPVLDLYYQDPKKYAFLLQIFFLNKRFQSIKAAYKADNNILDRSIFEDELFLTLNYKNGNVTKTELDIYKELLANMLEELEGMPKKSPDLLVYIDVSFDKMLERISKRGRSFEQNADNPELYEYYQQVHGEYPDWYENYSVSPKIRIDGNKLDFVKNPDDLQTVFDLVDSELKKLDLL from the coding sequence ATGTTGATTGTTTTAGCAGGCACAATCGGTGCTGGTAAGAGTTCGTTGGCGGCATCTTTAGGAGAACACTTAGGGACACAAGTGTTCTATGAAGCGGTAGATAATAATCCCGTTTTGGATCTCTATTATCAAGACCCCAAGAAGTATGCTTTTTTATTGCAGATATTCTTTTTAAATAAACGTTTCCAGTCTATCAAGGCGGCCTACAAGGCTGATAATAATATCCTCGACCGCTCAATTTTTGAGGATGAACTTTTTTTGACCCTCAATTATAAGAATGGCAATGTTACCAAGACTGAGCTGGATATTTACAAGGAGCTCCTGGCTAATATGCTGGAAGAATTGGAAGGTATGCCTAAGAAGAGTCCTGATTTACTGGTTTACATTGACGTTTCCTTTGACAAGATGCTGGAGCGGATCAGCAAACGTGGGCGTAGCTTTGAACAAAATGCCGATAATCCTGAGCTCTATGAATACTATCAACAGGTTCACGGAGAATACCCTGATTGGTATGAGAATTACAGTGTTTCACCGAAAATTCGTATCGATGGCAATAAACTAGATTTTGTCAAGAACCCAGATGATTTACAAACAGTCTTTGACCTAGTTGATAGCGAATTGAAAAAATTAGACTTGCTCTAA
- a CDS encoding CPBP family intramembrane glutamic endopeptidase, with amino-acid sequence MDRKYIKLNIFPFILEGLFILACLMFREYCIYINFLFYIVLAVYFKQRKDFSIKEWGNSVRKGSIYWKQVMLTILFCALAFAFTNVLANMFPNLNNGMIKLRADNWLKLILFICSTIILPPIAEEIFYRKNLISFKNRKILVLTTLFSMFLYALEHALAIWGIFLCMIWALPLSISYIKTKNIYVTMTAHFICDLLVNGIAVVKVCDFLLS; translated from the coding sequence ATGGACAGGAAATATATAAAATTAAATATCTTTCCATTCATTTTGGAGGGTTTATTTATATTAGCTTGCTTGATGTTTCGAGAATATTGTATATATATTAATTTTTTATTTTATATAGTACTGGCAGTATATTTTAAGCAGAGAAAAGATTTTTCAATAAAAGAATGGGGGAATTCAGTTAGAAAAGGAAGCATTTATTGGAAGCAAGTTATGCTTACAATACTGTTCTGCGCTCTTGCTTTTGCATTTACGAATGTTTTAGCTAATATGTTTCCTAATCTTAATAACGGAATGATTAAGTTAAGGGCAGATAATTGGCTCAAGTTAATTTTGTTTATATGCTCTACAATAATTCTACCGCCAATTGCAGAAGAAATTTTCTATAGGAAGAATCTTATATCCTTCAAAAACAGAAAAATCTTGGTTTTAACAACTCTATTTAGTATGTTCTTATATGCTTTGGAACATGCACTTGCAATTTGGGGAATATTTCTATGTATGATATGGGCTTTGCCATTAAGCATTTCCTATATTAAAACTAAGAATATATATGTTACGATGACGGCCCATTTTATATGTGACCTTCTTGTAAACGGCATTGCAGTTGTAAAGGTATGTGATTTTCTACTAAGTTGA
- the pflA gene encoding pyruvate formate-lyase-activating protein, with amino-acid sequence MMVEEIDYRQVTGMIHSTESFGTVDGPGVRFVVFMQGCKMRCQYCHNPDTWEMETNMSTERTVDDVLNEALRFKGYWGDTGGITVSGGEAMLQIEFVTALFTEAHKLGIHCTLDTCGFCYRPTAEYHKILDKLLAVTDLVLLDLKEINPEQHKIVTRQPNKNILLFARYLSDKKVPVWIRHVLVPGLTDFDEDLIELGKFVETLDNVDKFEILPYHTLGEFKWRELGIPYTLEGVKPPTRERVANAKKLMHTESYQDYLKRTNEVQA; translated from the coding sequence ATGATGGTTGAAGAAATAGATTACCGGCAAGTGACCGGAATGATTCACTCAACAGAGAGCTTTGGGACTGTGGATGGTCCTGGGGTTCGTTTTGTTGTTTTTATGCAGGGTTGCAAGATGCGTTGCCAATATTGCCACAACCCTGATACCTGGGAGATGGAAACCAATATGTCAACCGAAAGGACGGTTGATGATGTTCTTAATGAAGCTCTGCGCTTCAAGGGCTATTGGGGAGATACTGGTGGTATTACTGTTTCAGGTGGCGAAGCCATGTTGCAAATCGAATTTGTGACCGCCCTCTTTACCGAAGCCCACAAATTAGGGATTCATTGTACCTTAGATACCTGTGGTTTCTGCTACCGGCCGACAGCTGAGTATCACAAGATTTTGGATAAACTCTTGGCTGTGACAGATTTGGTCCTTCTGGACCTCAAGGAAATCAATCCTGAACAACACAAGATAGTCACCCGCCAGCCCAATAAGAATATTCTGCTTTTTGCCAGATACCTGTCCGATAAGAAGGTACCCGTTTGGATTCGCCATGTGCTCGTGCCTGGTCTGACCGACTTTGATGAGGATTTGATTGAGTTAGGAAAATTTGTTGAAACCTTGGATAACGTGGACAAGTTTGAAATTCTTCCCTACCATACTCTGGGTGAATTTAAGTGGCGAGAACTAGGCATCCCTTATACCTTGGAAGGGGTTAAGCCACCGACTAGGGAGCGTGTTGCCAATGCTAAGAAGCTTATGCACACCGAGTCCTATCAGGACTATCTCAAACGAACCAATGAAGTCCAGGCTTAA
- a CDS encoding hemolysin family protein, with protein sequence MEDPSSQNLLFQMLLLVVLTCLNAFFAASEMSMVSLNRSRVEQKAEEGDKKYIRLVKVLDKPNNFLSTIQVGITFISLLQGASLSASLGKVIAGWFGNSATAQTAGSIISLIFLTYIAIVLGELYPKRIAMNLKDNFAIYSAPVIVGLGKVVSPFVWFLSASTNLLSRITPMTFDDADEKMTRDEIEYMLTNSEETLEQDEIEMLQGVFSLDELMAREVMVHRTDAFMVDINDDPQEIIKEILKKNFSRIPVYDDDKDKVIGLIHTKKLLAAGFENGFENLNLRRILQEPLFVPETIFIDDLLKDLRRTQNQMAILLDEYGGVAGLVTLEDLLEEIVGEIDDETDQAEVEVREIDQDTYIVLGTMTLNDFNEYFETELESDDVDTIAGYYLTGVGNIPSQEEKESFQVDSGKHHLEIINDKVKEGRVTKVKVILSPLEEAEADKE encoded by the coding sequence ATGGAAGACCCGAGCAGTCAGAATTTGCTGTTTCAAATGCTTTTACTTGTCGTCCTCACTTGTTTGAATGCCTTTTTTGCGGCATCTGAGATGTCCATGGTGTCCCTGAATCGGTCCCGTGTTGAACAGAAGGCCGAGGAGGGCGATAAAAAATATATTCGTCTGGTCAAGGTATTGGACAAGCCTAATAATTTTCTGTCCACCATTCAGGTTGGAATCACCTTCATTTCCCTCTTACAGGGGGCTAGTTTATCGGCTTCCTTGGGCAAGGTCATTGCTGGCTGGTTTGGCAATTCAGCCACGGCTCAAACAGCTGGTAGTATCATTTCCCTGATTTTCCTGACCTACATTGCCATTGTTTTAGGCGAGCTTTACCCTAAACGGATTGCCATGAATCTCAAGGACAATTTTGCCATCTACTCAGCACCAGTCATTGTTGGCTTGGGTAAGGTGGTCAGCCCCTTTGTCTGGTTCCTGTCGGCCTCAACCAACCTCCTCAGTCGCATTACGCCCATGACTTTTGACGATGCTGATGAGAAAATGACTCGTGATGAAATTGAATATATGTTGACCAATAGCGAGGAAACACTTGAGCAGGATGAAATTGAAATGCTTCAAGGGGTTTTCTCCTTGGATGAGCTGATGGCCCGTGAGGTCATGGTTCACCGAACTGATGCCTTTATGGTGGACATCAATGATGATCCCCAAGAAATTATCAAAGAGATTCTTAAGAAGAACTTTTCAAGAATTCCAGTCTACGATGATGACAAGGATAAGGTCATCGGTCTCATTCACACCAAAAAGCTCCTAGCTGCTGGTTTTGAAAATGGCTTTGAGAATCTCAACCTCCGTCGTATTTTACAGGAGCCCCTCTTTGTGCCTGAAACCATCTTTATTGATGACTTGCTCAAGGACTTGCGTCGCACGCAAAATCAGATGGCCATCCTCTTGGATGAATACGGTGGGGTTGCTGGTCTGGTTACCCTTGAAGACCTGCTGGAAGAAATCGTCGGTGAAATTGACGACGAAACCGACCAGGCAGAAGTTGAGGTTCGAGAAATTGACCAGGATACCTATATCGTTCTTGGTACCATGACCCTCAACGATTTCAACGAATACTTTGAAACCGAACTAGAGAGTGATGACGTCGATACCATTGCTGGTTACTATTTGACAGGGGTCGGCAATATCCCATCGCAGGAAGAAAAAGAAAGCTTCCAGGTGGATAGTGGCAAGCACCATTTGGAAATCATCAATGACAAGGTCAAGGAAGGCCGAGTGACTAAGGTTAAGGTTATCCTCAGCCCTCTTGAAGAAGCGGAAGCTGACAAAGAATAA
- the rnc gene encoding ribonuclease III, translated as MQALEEKLKADFGIVFKDKSLLDTAFTHTSYANEHRLLNISHNERLEFLGDAVLQLLISRYLFEKFPKRPEGDLSKMRSMIVREESLAGFSKDCDFEAFIKLGKGEEKTGGRERETILGDLFEAFLGALDLDQGIEVVEKFLNQVMIPKVEVGDYEQVKDYKTALQEKLQVKGSVQINYRVISETGPAHDKHFEVVVSADGKDLSGGQGKSKKLAEQAAARAALDQLG; from the coding sequence ATGCAAGCTTTAGAAGAAAAACTAAAGGCAGATTTTGGGATTGTTTTTAAGGACAAGTCTCTATTGGATACTGCCTTTACCCACACCTCTTATGCCAATGAGCATCGCCTCCTAAATATTTCACATAATGAGCGCTTGGAATTTTTAGGAGACGCCGTTCTGCAACTCTTGATTTCACGCTATCTCTTTGAGAAATTCCCTAAGAGGCCAGAAGGTGACCTGTCCAAGATGCGCTCCATGATTGTCCGGGAGGAGAGTCTGGCAGGCTTTTCCAAGGATTGTGACTTTGAGGCCTTTATCAAGCTAGGTAAGGGTGAGGAAAAAACTGGTGGTCGCGAGCGTGAAACTATCTTAGGAGACCTCTTTGAAGCCTTTTTGGGTGCCCTGGATTTGGATCAGGGGATTGAAGTGGTTGAAAAATTCCTCAATCAGGTCATGATTCCCAAGGTGGAAGTTGGTGACTATGAGCAGGTCAAGGACTATAAGACAGCCCTGCAGGAGAAATTGCAGGTCAAGGGTTCTGTGCAGATTAACTACAGGGTTATCAGTGAAACGGGTCCAGCCCACGATAAGCATTTTGAAGTGGTTGTCTCTGCCGATGGTAAGGACCTGAGTGGGGGTCAGGGAAAATCCAAAAAGTTGGCCGAACAGGCAGCAGCTAGAGCTGCGCTTGACCAACTAGGATGA
- a CDS encoding PadR family transcriptional regulator, which yields MKRNKHLPLTETTYYILLALLEPGHGYVIMQRVEDLSDGDVRIAAGTMYGAIENLLKLRWIKSIPSNDKRRKVYALTDKGQEILMLETGRIRKLERLAQNLGI from the coding sequence ATGAAACGTAATAAACATTTGCCTCTGACAGAGACGACCTATTACATTCTTTTAGCTCTCTTGGAACCAGGGCATGGTTACGTCATCATGCAGCGGGTAGAAGATCTAAGCGACGGTGATGTTAGAATCGCTGCCGGGACCATGTATGGAGCTATTGAAAATCTGCTCAAACTTAGGTGGATTAAGTCCATACCAAGTAATGACAAACGTCGGAAGGTTTACGCTCTAACGGATAAGGGCCAAGAAATTTTGATGTTGGAGACTGGGCGAATAAGGAAGCTTGAACGTTTGGCTCAGAATCTGGGGATTTAA